CTGCTTCATTCTGGGATCCCTTTCTGCTTCCACCTGACAAATCCTCATCTTTTAAAAGACAGATTGtcactttttctccctttcctgcctCTGTATATAATACTTTTCTACAGAGCCCCCCAGTATTTCCTTGTACTTATCTCCTCCCACTAGGTTATATGTGCAAggcttattcatctttgtatccctaAAGCCTAGCCCAGTCCagggcacataataggtgctcagtaaagaaTGGTGAGTGGCTTGAAGGCAGAGACGATATCTTTTATCTTGCTGTATTATATCCAGCATAATGGCTAGTAATTAGTTGGCATTTAATTGGTGAATTGGATTGGTTCATTAATCTTGATGGATTACAGAGAATGGACATTGCTAAGAGGAAACTGAAgagattaattttatgttttttttaaagattttatttatttcttcatgagagacagagagagaaagaggcagagacataggcagaggaggctccctgtggggagcctgatgcagcacttgaaCCCAggggccctaggatcatgacctgagccaaaggcagatagtcaaccactgagccacccaggtgtcccaaaactgaAGAGATTTTAACAGCACCTACCTGTTTTAAGTGAGTGGAAGCTGGTGGGACAAATTACATCAACTATATTAATCATCTATCCATGGTACTGAGAGAGAAAACTTAGAATTGCGGCTTTTAAGAAAACATGGAGAAGAGGAAGGCAATGACTTCTTGAGGGctttaccatatgccaggcattgtgctaagtgtcTTATATGTACAGTTCCAGATGTGCTAGGAAGCCTGGAGTTGGCAAATGTGGCTTCTATCCATAGATTCTAGTGTGAATGCTGGGGCCAGTCCACCTGCTAGCCCTGAAAATTGCTTTTATTCCCCTCTGTGTGGTTGTCTTTCCCTACACATTCCCTACACTGTTTGTGTGTGGCAGATTACAatttaacaaattaaagaaaaggtGTAGCCTTTTGAGAATAGAATGAACTGCTTAGGAAGAAGTTTCTTCCACTGCCAGGGATGTTCAAACACAGGCTTggctgacttcttttttttaatttttattattattatttttttaatttatgatagtcagagagagagagagagagaggcagagacataggcagagggagaagcaggctccatgcaccaggagcccgatgtgggactcgatccctggtctccaggatcgcgccctgggccaaaggcaggcgccaaaccgctgtgccacccagggatccccccttggCTGACTTCTTGATGGGAAATGATGCATTTGATCGATTATTAATCTATTTGATTTAAAGTTCTTTCCCCTGCCGAGATCAGATGAGGGGAAAATACAGTGATGGGCCTAAGACAGGAtcagcaaactttaaaaaaacatattaaactCTTTCTGGTGTATTCTGGGCAGTAGGGATAGAGGGGCATTTCAGTAGAAGAATCTGCAGTGTATCCAACTGCAAAGAATGCATCAGgcacctcttatttttttaagaagatcttatttatttatttcaggtgggggagagaaagagagagagagagagagaaagggcgaGTGCAGGAGCAGGCAGATGGAGATGCAGATGCCCcgccaggcagggagcccaatacagggctcaatctcaggaccccgggatcatgacctgagccaaaggcagacgctcaaccaactgagccacctaggcacctcctttatttttccttccaatctCCTCAGATTTTCTGAGAAAGGCTCTTCTTCTGGGTCATTGTCTCTTCATGGTGCTCTCAATATAGGACTCCAGCAGGAAGATGGTTTCATCCACCTGGATCTCACTGGCATCCAACCTGAGTGAAAAAGTGAAAGCATTTGCTCAGATTGAGCATTCATTAGCATATATAAGGTTAGAGGCCATAGAGAATGGCATTGAGAGCATTACAAGAGATGGTTCGAAAGGGGAGGTGATGGCAAAGGTCTGGGAAAGAAGTGATGAGGGCCTGCATGAAGACCAAGATAAAAGGCTGGATTTGAGACACATTACTGAAGTTAAATCCATAAACTTGGTGAATAAGAGTGTGTGAGCAGGCAGTAGAAGCTGAAATGCTTTCAGAGTTTTTAAGCTTAAGAAaatagatggattaaattctgcCAATTGAGCCGGGAAAGAAGAGAGTGAGTTTAGGTTTGCTTGGGTGAACTTGGAGGGGTAGCTGGGTATGGAGGTGGACTTGTCTGGAAGGTGTTTTGAAACATAGGTTTGAGATTCATGATGCTGACTTGTTGACATTGCGCTTCAGGGTTTCTAGCTGCTGGCGTTCGGGGACTGTGATCATCTCCTCTATTTCTTGAAGCTGTGCATCCTCTGCACCTGTAGCCTGCATAGATGCAATGATGGCTTCCACCCTCTGAGACTTTTCTAGTAGACGCCTGTCAGACAAACACAACTTTGAGGTATGTCCCCTAGCTCTGGAGATTCTTGTACCCATCAGCCGGAAGGCATAACTCCCTCTTCTTCCACATTCCTGATCAAAGTGGATATTGCCACCCTCCAAGGACAGTCTTTACAAGTTTAACTAGAAATATGACTTCACTCCAGAAACTCTTACTgccttttttaataaatttaatctgCAAAATTATTTCACTGGGGGTACATCAGAACAGTTTAGACTAATGTACAATTTAGGTCAACCTAAGCCAATAATTCAATGCAACTAGACTGGTTATTGtctctattgttttctatttccatatGAAATTTCCCTTAAGACTTTGACCTTGAAAAATGTAATTACTCAATTGAAAATGCTACTCACTTGTTCTCTTTGGTTTCAAATTGTCTCCTTTCTATCAAGTTGGCTATGCTCTGAGGGAAGAGAAGACAAGAAATGCACATGGTTCTATTTAAGTAGCTCTTGTACCGGCTAACTGGGGCATTAGAGTTAGACTCTTCTAtgtggaggaaatggggagaaggTCCAAAGAAATTACCTTGTAGCACCTGTGCAGCAACATTCGGGCAGCTGATAGGATGTTCACAGTATATAAATAGAAGGTCCTGGATGGGGCATGGTCTGGGGTTTTCGGAATTTCCTATTTGtccatagaaagaaaaagagaaatcatacTGTTCTTCAAAAATGGCAAGGTAAACACTTGTTCCATCCAGAGCAACTCAACCTTTCCTCTTCCCCAGTCATTCAGCATCTGTGTTTATAGCAAAATCAGCCACATGCAGAGCTTTTTCTACTTGACTGTCAGCATCCTCagtggggaggaaagagaaggcaattaacatttactgagcaaccttttttttttttcttaagattttatttgtttattcatgagaaacacacacacacacacacacacacacacacagagagagagagagagagagagagagagaggcagagacacaggcagagggagaagcaggctccatgctttgaagcctgacatgggactcaatccctggtctccaggatcacgccctgggccgaaggaagcgctaaaccgctgagccacccgggctgctcttaCTGAGCAACTCTTATGTGCCATGTAGATTGTATTTGATCTTTAGGACaaaccatattattttattaccaCCACCCATCACCATTGTATTGATAAGAAAAAATGACGGTAGATAATTTGTTCAGTGTAACTGGGTCAGCAGCAGAACTGTGATTCTGTCTCCCAAATCCATTCTGTCTATTTCCTCATAGGGCATACTACCTGGCTTTGCGGACCCAATAGATGATGTTGGCAGATTTAATCTATATAATAGATTTAACACCTGGGGAAAGGACAAGTCACAAGGAGTAGGAGCTAAGGAAAAAGGGAATTCTGGGGTGATTTCTTGAGGTGCCTCTATTTAACTAAGGCCACTTAAAGCTTtcctattctaaaaaaaaaaaaaaaaaagcttccctaTTCTCTTCAAGTGCTTGCTAGGTCtctgttaatctttttttctgtctcagagCTGAAGTGAGAGTTTGCTTGAGGTTCAGGAGGTTTGCCTCAGAAGTTTCTTTCACCCTTGACCAGCTCCACTGGTTGGTGACTGTTATGCTACTGGTTACCTGGAGTGATATGAAATTTCCTGAGAGCATCTTATAAAGCATATCCTTTGCCTCCTTTGCTGGAATCATTGCAAAGTCTTCTACCTGCTTCTGCTCCAGGTGTTTCTTTTGCAAAACTAGACGGAATATTCTGGCACAACGAGACCCAAacctggaaaggaagaaagaaagcaaatggcATGACATAGATTAGTTTTAGCTCCTAGTCACAGATGGCAGTTGCTCTGTTTCCATGTATGGAGCCAGGACCAGAGAGAAGAACAGTGGTCAGAGATTTCTTTCAAAACTCCACAGATTAATGATGGTACTGCTAATCATAAAAGAGTCACCAACTGCTGACTCATTTGAGTACCCGAGTTCCTGCATTTATAAGTAAAGGCTTTAGGAAGGCTGGTTAATTGGCACCATTGGGAGTTAAGTGGTAGAGCAGTAGTGGATGGGATCTGTAGCAGTCCAGTGGAAAAACGGGCAACATGCACcaagatgtatctttttttttttttttaatttttatttatttatcatagtcacagagagagagagagagagaggcagagacacaggcagatggagaagcaggctccatgcaccgggagcctgacgtgggattcgatcccgggtctccaggatcgcgccctgggccaaacaggcgccaaaccgctgcgccaaaccgctgcgccaaaccgctgcgccacccagggatccctaccaagATGTATCTACATGGGGTGCTTACATAATGATTAAATTGCTTATTCAAGTGAAGTGTGGAAAAATGGCCCCAACCCTGAGTAGGGTGACACTCTTACCTCTCCTGCACGACAGACTCCAGAGTGGCTGTGGCTAGGGATCCTAGAGCTTTATGCAGGTCTTCATGTAGAGGGTTAAGGTCAGTAATGTTTTGGTTTGGTCACTGTGATCTTAGTTTTATTCCTAAATCAGGGTTTTACTTAACTAAAATTCGGTTAATTCAAAgtcctttttacttctttatcaTCAATGTATGAGTTCAATTTTCTGACTTACTTAGTATACTAAATATTATCCAATCTTTTATTTCATAAGTCACCATTCTTCTTCATAGTTCAGGCTGCCTGACTATAAGGAAATAACTGGTAAGGATACTGATGACATACATTCCTCCACCACTGTCGCCAGACTTTCCAACAAACTCTAGCTATTggaaaaaacacagagagagagaaatagagagagttAACTGGATGGCAAGTCCAGTGATTCTGTTTCCAAAGGACAAATATGGCCAAAAGTCTGTAGCAGATAGCCTTCCTATCAGCTGATGGTAGAGAAACTGTCTGAGCTGGGCTAGGTAGAAAATGAGGCTACAGAAGGATACCAGGTTTCGGTGGCAGAAATAAATTGTAAAcacagcaggaaaaaaaggaatacaaaacaaaacaaaagaacaaaaccccaaaaaggAAGCAAAACACTTACTGGATCATCTGCCAGTAGAGTGAGATACTGATCAAGAACTTGTTTAGAGATGTTATAGCCAACGGGCAGAGATCTGAAGATCTATGGAGCAAAAAGAGAAGGTAAAAATGGGCTTGGGAACTTAGAATTGCTGACTTTGTTGAAATATAGATGtttaatacataaatacacagtagcattatttgtaagaataaaaaaactagaaacaatccaaatgtacAATAATAAGGAATTGATTAAAATAAAGTACAACATGGCTACTAAGTGGAACATGATGCTgtcataaaaaataagatctacATATGCTGACATGAAAAAGGTGGCTTAGATACATTGATGTATGAAAAAGgcaattttaggggtgcctgggtggctcagtggttgagcatctgccttcagctcaggtcatgatcccagggtcctgagagcaagtcctgcactgggctcccagtgggaagcctgcttctccctctgcctatgtttctgcctctctcatgaataaataaataaaatctctctcttaaaaaaaaaaaagcaactttagAACAGTAtgtagaatataattttttttttttgctgaaaaaatacatatatctattTAAATGTTAGACTATACATAAAAAAAAGGTCTGAATAAATTTAGGTATCAAACTATTAACAAGAATCCCTGTGGCTGGGATCACATGaaactatatacatatttatttattaaacttttttttaaagattttatttaattattcatgagagacacagagagatagagaggcagagacacaggcagagggagaagcaggctccatgtagggagcccgatgtgggactcgatcccgggactccaggatcacaccctgagcagaaggcagctgtgtaaccactgagccacccaggtgtcccaactacatatatatatttaaactgagGTATGTTACATACAATAACAAGCCCAGATTTTAGAGGTTCAGTTTGATGAGTGTTGACAATTATGTATATCCCTGTAACTGCCACTCACAATAAGATATAGAACTTGCATGCCATTTCTAAAAGTATAGGGGGCTACAACttgaaaaaattatacatttctattgtttgaaTAGAAGTCATGTAATTACtgttattgaaagaaaaaaacctgaaatttttgttataagtttaaaattttaaaaataatatgaactgAAAATACTATAATATGgataaatataattatgaaatagaatataaataaaatgtatttggtacattaaatatttatattttaagaaacatatactaaaaacaaatttaagatacATAAAACTAGTATACTGAACAAAAGCAATACAAGAAGCCAAATGATGTTCTGAGTACCAACAAAGGTTCTCAGATTCCAGATAGTGGATTCTTAGAACTGGGAATAGCTGTACTTTGTCTAGGagaatgttttaagttttttaaggATGGATCCCCAAAGACCAATATTTTGTACCTAACACTTGAAGAGAATCCCTGTCCCACCTCAAACAATAACTCTTTCAAAGGCTCAGATCTCAACCTAATCCCAGGCTCTGTGTATAAGAATCATAACATCTGCAGTCTGTTAGAAAAGTAGTACAAGAACATGAAGATCACCTCATTGGAAGACAACGGCTGGGTGAAGGGGGCAGTAGAGGGAGTAGTAATCTCACTCATCCGAAGCATAGTCCGCACGATCTCACTGCTGGTCTGGGTTTGAAAAGTGAACTACAATTCAGAATTCACTCCACTGTGCTGACTCTGGCTATATGCCAATGGCTACATCTGGCAAATAAGTGAATGCTCCTGATTTGGGACACCGTCCCACCCACTTAGATACCACCTGGTCCATCCTGTTGGCAACTGCACTGACAATGGCTTGGTCACGGAAGTGCTGATGGAATCTGTCAAGATTGGCCTGCCAATAAATCCCATCATCTGGAATGGgctgaggaggagaaaaggattaGAGAGAAACATTTAGATACCGTGAATATGGGGAAGAGTTTTCTGGCGAGGAGCTTGGATTTAActgttcactattttttttcctattcagtagCAACCACgtggggtggaaaaaaaaaatcattcaatcaTGTGGATCAGGGCCTTGATGAGACAAATTCACAATACCCAATTCAGATTCTCTAAACtcatctctatttatttatttatttatttattcattcattcattcattcattcattcattcatgaaagacacagagagagaggcagagacgtagacagagggagaagcaggctccatgcagggagcctgatgcaggactcaatcccagaactccagaatcatgccctgagccaaaggcagccgctcaaccactgagccacccaggcgtcccttaaactCACCTCTGAATTCACCTAATCTTTCTCTATCTGAACTCTTCTCCAGTAtccttaaattttctatttacCCCTCTCTTCCCACTCTCAGCACATGACCTTGCctcttatttcagagagaaaacagaaggccCTTTTTTGGCATAAGATCTGACCTCTGTTTAATGATGAAGCCTCAGAAAGGAGAAAGTAATGGAGTTTACACTTTGTTAGTTCATTCTTGGTCAATATTGAATGAAGTTCATAATCCTACTAATCCTACTACTTCTCAATCAAGGACCTTGTAAATCTCTTGGGGCCTGTTACCTTTGTTATCTTTCTGCCTTGCCTTAGGGTGAGGACCCCTAAGCCCCATTACCTCTTTGTTATCTCTGTTGTGTTTTGGTCTCTTGGCCTTGGGCTCCCCAGCAGCATCTTCATCAGATGATCTTCTCCTTTTACCTTTCCCTGATAAATAAAACAGGCAAACAGTTATGCTACATCTCATATGAAGACAGGAAATCACTGAACCTGAGAGCAGGTATCCCTCTATCCCAAGACATCTCCAGCTGCCTCTAGGTTAAAGTGGCTGGGGAGGCTGAGGAGCTCCAAGAAATTCGAAGTAATGATGAAGTCATTTGAAGCTCAacatattcaaaaaagaaagttCTAATCTTTCTACCTCAAACTGTTCCTGTTCCAAACGCTTCCTTTCAGTGAGTAGGACCATTCATCCTCCCCCCACATGCAAGTCAGACACACAAATGTCATTTAGTACCTCTGTCTCCTTTACCCTTTCTGTATCTAATTTTTCACTGGGTTTGTCTACATTTTACCTTTGCCCTATCCTATCTACAAGcaggaaaatcttttaaaaatgcaaattagatgTCACTTCCTTTAAATCCTTTAGTGGTTTtcctttgctcttatttttttttttcctttgctcttaggATAAAGAACAGATGCTGTCTGTATAAAGTCTTGCATGATCTAGCCCCTGCCTATCTTTCTATCCTCATCTCATGGGTCTCTTTGCTCACCATGCCTTAATTACACTGACCCATCTTTTACTTCCTcaaatatcctatttttttctcattgtacactattccttttgtaaaaatatttatcctcTGTACTCCTTCATACATTACCTCACTGGTTAGTTCCTGCTTCTGTTTCAAATCTTAGCTCAACTGCTACTTTCTCAGAGAAGCGTGTGCTCTAAACCCTGAAAAATTTGGTTCCCTGTTACATATTTTCATAACATCTCATACTTTTCATTCATAGTGCTAATCAGTTTTTTAGTTATACATCTATCTGATTATTTGAGTAATGTAACTCAAGTCTTTTTTACATTAGTCTTAAGCCCCAAAAGGTCAGGgacttgttttttcattttacactacagtatctggcacagagtaaatatttggtaactgcttgattgattcattcattaatttaacaatCTTTGAAGAAGAATCCACAACCAGGGCAAATCATAGTTTCAGGGGTCAAAATTCCTTACCGATCAAGCTCAGTTTTGGAACCAGGTACATGTCCTTTTCACTGATCACAAGAATGGGGGCCAGTGGCAGTGGCCCTGGGTCTGAATTCTCAGTGGCAGGCACCCAGGGGCAACGCTGTACAAAGTGTGTGTCTGCTAGTCGCACAAATGTGTTTGATACCTCAGCATAGTCCATGGTCTTGCCATCTGTACAACAGGATGAAAGTGGCAGATGAGATTGCCTAAGTTAGCTGAAGTTCCAGTCCTGCAGCCAGCCAATCTATGCTTTTGCTAACAGCTATGAGTACAGTACTAACCCTCCATAGTCTCCGTGAGCCGGTCTGCCACTTTCTTCACAACAGCTGACATTGTCATTTTGCCATTCAATAGCAGCTCCTCAACAATGAGTTCTCCGGTGTCACTGTACAGTGTTTTGGCAGTATAGATGTACCGGGGATACCTAAGCATTCGCAATACGCGGCTGCACTGGGCTTCATACTCCACTACACCACGTTTGTGCACTTGATATATCACCAGGTTATGTTGGATAAGCACACAGAGGGCTTTTTTTACCTAGATAGGacgcaaaagaaagaaagaaaagatctgaaGGCATAGCTCATTTTTGTTGCCaatttttgtttaataatttaCTAAGAGATAGCTGGCTAAGGATCTCTgtgcttcttccctccctccatttggATAAGCTATTGAGAATCACatgtcaaggggcacctggtggctcagagattgagcgtctgcctttggctggggttgtgatccctgggtcttggtaCTGAGTCCCTTATGGGGccccttgctcagcggggagcctgcttctccatctcccactccccctgcttgtgctttctgtcaaataaataaaatcttaaaaaaaaaaaatcacatgtcaATGGAAGAAATCAGTAAGATTCCTCCCTCTGACACTCATTTCCTCTGATCATTCAAAGTataatgtgggggcacctgggtggttcagttggttaagcatctgactcttgatttcagctcaggtcatgatctcagggttttgacaTAGAGCCCCTACATCAGGACAAaggctgagggtggagcctgcttcagattctctctccccctagccggaatatgtgtgtgtgtgcacagcttctctctaaaaacaaaacaaaaaaaccttccgAAGTACAATGTACTTCCCCTCCGTTATTCTTATTCCTTAAAGGTAGCACTGAGATTAATAGACTTATTATGAATAAGCAAGGTGTAGCATATTAGGAGCAAAGATTTGCCTAAGAAGCCATGATGAACCAGGAATACCTTGAGAGCAGAACCCTGAGGCCTACATCTTATCCCCCCCTCATTCCCCAAATAACACTGTTCTGATCCTAAGGcagactttctctctttttttgttttgtggggtggggaggaataaTATTTAAAGGTAGATAAAGAATGAAAGCAAATTAATGCCGTCCACACATACCTGATCCAGTGATGTTCCTGTGTCATGGGCAATTACTCTTAGTGGCTGGCTGCCAGTCCTGATTAGGTGGACTCCAATTTTTTCTACAATCTCTCCAAAATGCTCTTGTAGCAACAAAGAGCAAAGTTTAATTTCTGCTTGAGTCATTGTACTGAGAAGTCTCAGAGCTAGAGGGAAAAAAGGCCATATGATGGATAGTTTTCCTCTTTTGTTGGAAGTAGAGCTGCTGAGTGCAAATTCGTGTACTTTCTAAATGGCAATTTTAAcagtatatctttaaaaaatttcattttagatactgtctcaagaaaataaaagtcactgTAATTTTCCTTATTATACTGATATGCTGGAAACAACTGAATGTCTAACAATAGGAATTAACTCAATAAATGATGGcatacccatacaatggaatactagccaccatttaaaacaaagtataataCAAATGAACATAGAAAATTGttcattaagtgaaagaagcaggtCACAAAGCAAAACGTAGAGGACAATTAAATcataatgaaaagcaaacaaacaaacaaacaaaaaaccccaagaaaaatgcatagaaaaaaagactggaagactATATGTCAAATTTACTTTAATGGGATTATGAGtgattctaattttctttaaaagttggGTGTAGATGATTTTGCGATGTCACGGACTTTAGATTCAATACTCCATTGCTTGTAAGAATTAAGGCCACTGTTCACGGCCGTAGTGTCACCTCAGTCCATAAAGGAAATGACAACTTAGAAGAAAAGGAGGCAAAGGAAAGCTTCTCAACTGGGTGTTTCAAACAGGAGATGAAGTATGTTGTCTGAAAGGCAGTATTTAATTCTGAAATTTCTACTCCTTGAGAAAGTAAAcatacacagaaacagacacagctGACCCTAAAGTATAATTACTTATTATCCCAAGGGCTATCAAGCATTGATTTGTTCAGTTATTCTCCCAAATCCCCAGAGGCCAAGTCTCCGCCTCTCAGCTCTATATTCCCATCCGCACGTCCTTGGGGAAGCATCCCAGACTCTGTCCCATCCTGCAACAGGACTTCCAGGGAGCCTACTTAGCTCCTGGCTCTTACTCCCTTCACGCAGGTCCCCGTTCCAGACTCGGTCCCCTGGTCCACAGACAGGGCCGCTTCGTCAGGGGAGCATTTCCCACTAACCTCGGGGTCAACGCAATCTAACAATGCGGCTTCTTGCGGGTCCCACCGGCCGCCGGGGCAGAGGGGGAGCCCACGGCCCTCCCTCGCAGGCGGACGGACAgccaggaggagggaaaggggaaccACACGTGCCGCTCTACCCCGGAGTTTCGGTGGTTTCCGGTGACGCTCTTTCTTTCCTCTCGCTGGAAAGCTGGAGGACCAGCGAGCGGCTGTCTGAGGAGCCGGCGGGCAGGCTGCGGCGGGCGGACTCTCCTTCCTGCGCCTCTTTGGTGCCGGGAGGCGGGCCGCGGGGTCGCCGTCCGCGCCGCCGGCTCGCTGGGCCCGGCCGACTCACGTGACCCACGCGGCCTCTGGCGGCCCGCCGCACTTAGGAagcggcggcggccgaggcgaCGACCGCAGCCCGGAGGTAGCGGCCTGGCGGGGGACGGGCCGCTGCCCTCTCGGACGGCCGCGGCGGAAGAGAAAGATGGCGGAGGCCTCCGCGGCTGGCGCGGGCGCAGGCGCCGCTGTCGCCGCGCACCGGTTTTTCTGCCACTTTTGCAAGGGCGAGGTCAGCCCCAAACTACCGGTAAGAGCCCCGTGCCCCCTGCGCTTGGGCATCCGCGGGGATTCTTCGCCCCGCAGTCCCCGGAGGGGTCTTCAGCGTCCCGCACAGCCCGGATTTTTCTGACACCAGCCTTCCAAATGCCCGCTGCTCGCTGTTTTCTGGTCTCCGGCCCCAAGTCCTGGGCGTCCCGGCCCTGGCTCCAGAGCTCCCGCCCAGCCCTTTTCTCCTCCGGATGTTCCACCTGCCCCTCGCTCCCACCCGGCCCTTCACCTGCGTCGCTTCACCTTTTTTGCTCTCGTAGCAAGTTCTGACAACTCTCCCCGTAgttttctttcactctttcttacCTTGTCTCTATCCCACAATGACCCTCTCTTTCCCCCCTCTCGATATCTTCTGCACTTCTCACCTTCCTCTGCGGCCTTTTTCACTTTTAATcggacacccccgccccccaatctCCAGGGGAGCCAAATAGCGGATTGCTGAGGGTTGTCCCTGTTCGCTTGTCtctagggaaggaaggaagaaagcgCGGAGAGAGAGAGGGTTGGAAGGTAACTGTGGGGAGGTGAGGATTTTGCTCCTCAGTGGTTTCTAGGGTTCTTGTGAAAGTGAAAACAAGTGTGCTAATGACTTGCAGACTGCCTTGTGCGTCCTATCACTATTGAAGGAAATGGCTTTAGGAAGAAGTCAGGACATGTTGTTGCAACTTGGTTATTTTGGTTGTCCTGCTGCCCGTGTTTTAGCATCACCTCCCTTCTCCGCCCCGTTCCCCGATTCTGTCTCTTCACTTAATAAAAAGACCCATGATAGAATGCTGGGGACTGGCTCCTCTGACATAAAATTGGTTTTCACCAGTTTCTGCCAGATTGTCTGTTAGCCCCTGGAGAGTTGGTGCAACCG
This region of Vulpes vulpes isolate BD-2025 chromosome 8, VulVul3, whole genome shotgun sequence genomic DNA includes:
- the POLR3C gene encoding DNA-directed RNA polymerase III subunit RPC3 isoform X1 is translated as MTQAEIKLCSLLLQEHFGEIVEKIGVHLIRTGSQPLRVIAHDTGTSLDQVKKALCVLIQHNLVIYQVHKRGVVEYEAQCSRVLRMLRYPRYIYTAKTLYSDTGELIVEELLLNGKMTMSAVVKKVADRLTETMEDGKTMDYAEVSNTFVRLADTHFVQRCPWVPATENSDPGPLPLAPILVISEKDMYLVPKLSLIGKGKRRRSSDEDAAGEPKAKRPKHNRDNKEPIPDDGIYWQANLDRFHQHFRDQAIVSAVANRMDQTSSEIVRTMLRMSEITTPSTAPFTQPLSSNEIFRSLPVGYNISKQVLDQYLTLLADDPLEFVGKSGDSGGGMYVINLHKALGSLATATLESVVQERFGSRCARIFRLVLQKKHLEQKQVEDFAMIPAKEAKDMLYKMLSGNFISLQEIPKTPDHAPSRTFYLYTVNILSAARMLLHRCYKSIANLIERRQFETKENKRLLEKSQRVEAIIASMQATGAEDAQLQEIEEMITVPERQQLETLKRNVNKLDASEIQVDETIFLLESYIESTMKRQ
- the POLR3C gene encoding DNA-directed RNA polymerase III subunit RPC3 isoform X2, giving the protein MTQAEIKLCSLLLQEHFGEIVEKIGVHLIRTGSQPLRVIAHDTGTSLDQVKKALCVLIQHNLVIYQVHKRGVVEYEAQCSRVLRMLRYPRYIYTAKTLYSDTGELIVEELLLNGKMTMSAVVKKVADRLTETMEDGKTMDYAEVSNTFVRLADTHFVQRCPWVPATENSDPGPLPLAPILVISEKDMYLVPKLSLIGKGKRRRSSDEDAAGEPKAKRPKHNRDNKEPIPDDGIYWQANLDRFHQHFRDQAIVSAVANRMDQIFRSLPVGYNISKQVLDQYLTLLADDPLEFVGKSGDSGGGMYVINLHKALGSLATATLESVVQERFGSRCARIFRLVLQKKHLEQKQVEDFAMIPAKEAKDMLYKMLSGNFISLQEIPKTPDHAPSRTFYLYTVNILSAARMLLHRCYKSIANLIERRQFETKENKRLLEKSQRVEAIIASMQATGAEDAQLQEIEEMITVPERQQLETLKRNVNKLDASEIQVDETIFLLESYIESTMKRQ